The following are encoded together in the Daucus carota subsp. sativus chromosome 5, DH1 v3.0, whole genome shotgun sequence genome:
- the LOC108223326 gene encoding auxin response factor 5: MGSVEERAKSAGLISGAHSIIEDIKVLKEMHQDHSGHKKHISSELWHACAGPLVTLPQVGSLVYYFPQGHSEQVAVSTNRTATSQIPNYPNLPSQLLCQVHNVTMHADKETDEIYAQMSLQPVNSEKDVYPVPDFGIKGSKHPGEFFCKTLTASDTSTHGGFSVPRRAAEKLFPQLDYSMQPPTQELVVRDLHDNTWTFRHIYRGQPKRHLLTTGWSMFVSAKKLAAGDSVLFIRDEKSQLLLGVRRASRQQKALPSSVLSADSMHIGILAAAAHAAANGSQFTVFYNPRACPSEFVVPLAKYRKSVYSTLMSKGTRFGMMFETEDSGKRRYMGTIVGISDLDPVRWPGSKWRNLQVEWDEPVSRDKQNRVSPWETETLESLFIFPSLTSGLKRPAQSAFWGSQNEWEEMMHRPFVRGNDNLNAEFPNPVMSSVWSEQLIKTLLKPQNSNCPGSIAHVQQDSSANGFNLQGAKTWLQGMVNQKAPPIASEHKHTQTEDPSQCQRINPISAEPNLLQSDMPLKLEPQNVCGNQAQQRSESGLTKGEPEFASGQLSQYTYSGQCNEEKQVSRATNPQNVGNSVLPINQSHDSPQFQSSPWLIQAHMDPIQSSQADASNLSSLIPYPDANDWNSSPFNCQPVAGFIKPPGPGLLTDATDPVLPSMGHEVWDHRMSNIESLAETRLYDMLPQEDSCKRHCSTNSFGLKDISDESNKPSEFYHCLNFENSNGGSTVVDPSVSSTAIDDFCSLKDGELQNQSDYLVSNFSSCQDMQSQIMSASLAESHVFSLQEFPDSSGGASSSNTEFTDSGLLPNASWQQVAPRVRTYTKIQKAGSVGRSIDVSSFRNYDELCSEIERMFGLEGLLNDSKGSGWKLVYVDYENDVLLVGDDPWEEFVGCVRSIRILSPSEVQQMGEEGMQLLNSAAASLL; encoded by the exons ATGGGTTCTGTTGAAGAAAGGGCTAAATCAGCTGGGTTAATTAGTGGAGCACATAGTATTATTGAGGATATCAAAGTGTTGAAAGAAATGCACCAGGATCATTCTG GCCATAAGAAGCACATAAGCTCCGAGTTATGGCATGCATGTGCAGGGCCTTTGGTAACATTGCCTCAGGTTGGAAGCCTTGTGTATTATTTTCCGCAAGGTCACAGTGAGCAG GTGGCCGTTTCCACAAATAGAACAGCAACTTCACAAATTCCAAACTATCCCAATCTACCATCTCAGTTACTTTGCCAAGTTCACAATGTTACGATGCAT GCTGACAAGGAGACTGATGAGATATATGCCCAGATGAGCCTCCAACCAGTAAACTCT GAAAAAGATGTCTACCCTGTACCAGATTTTGGTATAAAGGGCAGTAAGCATCCTGGTGAGTTCTTCTGCAAAACTCTGACTGCAAGTGATACTAGTACCCATGGTGGCTTTTCAGTGCCTCGCAGGGCAGCGGAAAAGCTCTTTCCCCAATTG GACTACTCGATGCAGCCTCCAACTCAAGAGCTTGTTGTCCGTGACTTGCATGATAACACATGGACATTTCGCCATATCTATCGCG GCCAGCCAAAGCGGCACCTCCTCACAACCGGTTGGAGCATGTTTGTAAGTGCTAAAAAGCTTGCAGCAGGTGATTCTGTCCTATTTATCAG aGACGAAAAATCACAACTATTACTTGGAGTAAGGCGTGCAAGTCGTCAGCAAAAAGCTCTGCCATCATCAGTTCTGTCTGCGGACAGCATGCACATTGGAATTCTTGCTGCAGCAGCTCACGCTGCTGCCAATGGGAGTCAATTTACAGTCTTCTACAATCCAAg GGCGTGTCCGTCAGAATTTGTAGTTCCTTTAGCGAAGTATCGAAAATCAGTCTACAGTACCCTAATGTCAAAAGGTACGAGGTTTGGAATGATGTTTGAAACAGAGGATTCCGGAAAACGCAG ATACATGGGCACCATTGTTGGTATAAGTGATTTAGATCCAGTAAGATGGCCAGGTTCAAAGTGGCGTAATCTTCAG GTAGAATGGGATGAGCCTGTCTCTCGTGATAAACAAAACAGAGTTAGTCCCTGGGAAACTGAAACTCTTGAAAGTCTCTTCATTTTTCCCTCGCTAACATCAGGTCTGAAGCGTCCGGCGCAGTCTGCCTTTTGGG GTAGTCAGAATGAGTGGGAAGAAATGATGCATAGACCATTTGTTCGTGGTAATGACAATCTGAATGCAGAGTTTCCTAATCCAGTAATGTCTAGCGTGTGGTCTGAACAACTGATCAAGACGTTATTAAAACCTCAGAATTCTAACTGTCCAGGATCCATTGCACATGTCCAGCAAGATTCTAGTGCTAATGGATTTAATCTACAAGGGGCCAAGACTTGGCTACAGGGAATGGTCAATCAAAAAGCTCCTCCAATAGCTTCAGAACACAAGCACACACAAACAGAAGACCCCTCTCAGTGTCAGCGCATCAATCCTATTTCTGCTGAACCAAACTTATTACAGTCAGACATGCCATTAAAATTGGAACCTCAAAATGTATGTGGAAACCAAGCACAGCAGAGGAGTGAGAGTGGGTTGACAAAAGGGGAACCTGAATTTGCATCAGGTCAGTTGAGCCAATATACTTATAGTGGACAgtgcaatgaagagaagcaagtTTCAAGAGCTACAAATCCCCAAAATGTTGGTAACAGCGTTTTGCCTATTAACCAAAGCCATGATTCACCACAATTTCAGTCAAGCCCGTGGTTAATTCAAGCACATATGGATCCAATACAGTCTTCACAGGCAGATGCTTCGAACCTCAGTTCTTTAATTCCCTACCCTGATGCTAATGACTGGAATTCAAGTCCTTTTAACTGCCAACCCGTTGCTGGGTTTATCAAACCTCCTGGACCTGGTTTGCTCACGGATGCGACTGATCCAGTTTTACCTTCAATGGGCCATGAAGTATGGGACCATCGTATGAGTAATATAGAATCTTTAGCGGAGACACGTCTGTATGATATGTTACCTCAGGAAGATTCATGTAAACGTCATTGCTCAACCAACTCTTTTGGTCTGAAAGATATATCAGATGAGAGCAATAAACCATCTGAATTCTATCATTGTTTAAACTTTGAGAACAGCAATGGTGGAAGCACTGTGGTTGATCCTTCAGTTTCAAGCACGGCGATTGATGACTTTTGTTCACTGAAGGATGGTGAACTTCAAAATCAGTCGGATTACCTAGTCAGCAATTTCAGTTCATGTCAGGATATGCAGTCGCAAATTATGTCAGCCAGCCTAGCAGAATCTCATGTTTTCTCTCTGCAAGAATTTCCTGATAGCTCAGGAGGTGCATCTTCAAGCAATACAGAGTTTACTGACAGCGGTCTTTTGCCGAATGCTTCATGGCAACAGGTGGCTCCAAGGGTGCGTACTTACACAAAG ATCCAAAAGGCAGGTTCAGTTGGTAGGTCAATTGATGTCTCGAGTTTTAGGAACTACGATGAGCTTTGCTCTGAAATTGAACGCATGTTTGGACTCGAGGGACTGCTCAATGACTCAAAAGGTTCTGGTTGGAAACTGGTGTATGTGGACTATGAAAATGACGTACTTCTTGTGGGTGATGATCCTTGGGA GGAATTTGTGGGGTGTGTCCGCAGTATTCGAATCCTATCACCTTCTGAAGTTCAGCAGATGGGTGAAGAAGGAATGCAACTTCTCAATAGTGCTGCAGCTTCGCTACTATAA